Genomic window (Pradoshia sp. D12):
TGCAATCCGTTATTCCTTATATGCAGGAAAATAGCGGTGGATCAATCGTCAATTGTGTATCTTTAGCAGCGATTATTGGAAGCGCTGACAATGGTGCAGCTGCGTATGCTGCAGCAAAAGGTGGTGTCCGTGCCCTATCAAAACATGCAGCTATCAACTTTGCTAAAGATAATATCCGAGTAAATTCTATTTATCCAGGAGCCATTTTAACAGGTGCTGCCGAGCGTCATGGTGTGACATCCCGAGAAGTATTGGGGAAAGCATTTGAAGGTACAATACCATTACCACCATTCGCAGGTGAAGCGATTGATATTGCTAACGGTTATTTATATTTAGCCTCTGATGAATCCAAATTTGTTACTGGTGAAGAATTAATCATTGATGGTGGATGGAGTTCTAAATAGTTTTATTTACCTTACTGAATTTACGGGGTAAAAACGGTAAATAAAAAGAGATATTTTACATTACTGGTGCTTTGACTTTGAATATGTATAATGAACCAAATGTTGCGTTGATTCAAAAGGATTAACGCTTTTTTCTGTTGAACCTCTTATGTGGTGTAGAAACAGTTAGCTGAAGAAGGATTTCTTAAACCTAATAGAGAATTTACTTGTTTAGAGTGACTTTTTGGAAGAGTATGCTCGTGATAAAGGGGGAAATATGATGCGTTTCACTGTCACAGGTCATGAGTTGAATACGGTACATGATATGAAAAAAATAACTTTATTATTAACTCAAGCAACCTTAGATGAGCTACATAAAGAAGAAAATAAAAAAATCCAAATAACGACTTCTCATTGTTTAATCATTGCCGACAAAATCAATACAAAAGAACCTATTATGGGTGAGATGTCTTTATTGGAACAATCAATCCTTGAAGCAGAAGATGATATACACAGCATTATTAATGAAGGCAATACTACCAATTTATCTGGAATGATATTGCTTAGAAATGTAAAAATAATTCCATTTTCAGCACCTGATAACTTCATTGAATTAGAATCCTATGCACTTTATACGGATCATATTATGGGCTTTAGTCTTACTGATTGATATGTATAGGTGAGAGTGATACTCCGAGCAGTCCGCTTCATATGATGTGACCAGCTCTTTTTTTCTAATTCTATAAACTGGGCAAGAAGGCCATGGAACGAATTATAGAGAATATTGAATGTAGGATTTACTGCTTAGAAATGAGGTTAATAGGATGCCATATTGCAAAGTCTGCCAGGCAGAAATATATTATGAAGACATAGGTGAAGGTAAACCCATTTTAATGTTACACGGGTATTCCCTCGATCATCGATTAATGAAAGGGTGTATGGAACCCATATTTACTGATAGAAATGGGTATCGCCGTATTTATTTTGACCTTCCTGGCATGGGTTTGACGAAAAACTATGATGACATTACAAATGCTGATGATATGCTGAATACCGTTCAAGATTTTATTCAAGCCATCCTGCCTGACCAAGAATATATCATTGCAGGTGAGTCCTATGGGGGATATATAGCAAGAGGAGTTATTCAAAATCAATATGATAGTTTATTAGGTGCTGCTTTTATCTGTCCGGTTATCTTCCCCTATTTAGAAAACAGAAGAGTGGAGAAACATCAAATATTTAAGACGGATGAAGAATTTTTAGCCACATTAACAACGGAAGATGTAGAGAATTTCAGCAAAAATAATGTCATACTTGATGAATACACATGGTTGAGGTATAAACGAGAGATTGTAAGCGGCAGTAAACTAGGTGATGAAAAATTTTTGATGGCGTACATAGACCAATATGGATTTTCCTTCGAGATTGACCAAACAAATTTTATTAAGCCAAGCGTTTTCCTGCTGAGCAGACAAGATTCGTCTGTTGGCTATCAGGACGCACTCGAATTAATTAAAAAGTATCCTAGAGCAACTTTCGCTATTTTGGATAAAGCAGGCCATAATTTACAAATTGAACAGCCCGAAATTTTTAACGTTCTAATAAATGAATGGTTGGATCGAATTGAAGGATTATGATAGATTATTAAATAATACAAAAAACAGGTACTTTCTCTTTTCTAGAAAGTACCTGTATTATTATTGTTTTTTATACTTGAATATAATAACTTCTTTTCGAATGATCAGATATAACAAAATTAATGACCAGCCCCAACAGGAAAAAAATAAAGGAACCCATGATATAAACAGGGCGAATATCAAATAGTTCGGCAGATAATCCAATTAAGGCTGTACATATGATGATTAAAACTGCCTCTAGCATCCCTAAGACACTGGAGAATCTGCCCATAATATCTACAGGCACATTGTTTTGGTAGAAGGTTAAAAAGCCTGTATTTGCAAATGATAAAGAAAATGTTAAAACGAAAAATCCTATTGAAGCCCATATAAAATCGTTTGAAAAGGCAAAGATTAGATAACCAATCGGAGTGAAGAACGCTCCAAGTCCCATTAGTACATTTATTTTCAATTGATTCGCAAAGATTGTATTTACTAGTGAACCCCCAATGATTCCTGCACCGGCAATACTAACAAGAAATCCATAGGTACTTTCGGATAAAAAGAGAACTTTGGTTGCAAATGCAGCCTCTAATGAATCTAAGGCAGACATACATACAGACATTCCGCTAAACAGAATATATATTAATGTTATATGTTTATTTGTTTTATTGAATTGAAGGATGATTCTCCAATCATTCACCATTAATGAAGGTTTAATTTTTTCATATATACGATCTTCACTCCCAAATTCTACATTTGGAAGAAACAAAATAATGATTACTGAAAAGAACAAAGCGAAAGAATTTATTTGGATTGCTAAATTAGGAGAACCAATGATAAAAAGGAAGCCCGCTATGGAAGGCCCTAGTATAAAACCACAGGAATTAATAAAATTTCGCATGGCATTAAATCGTTGTCGATTTGTTTTTGGAATTAATTTTGTCATGTAGACCATTGAGGTTGGTTCAAAAATAGACCTGGCAATATTGATGATAAATACAATGAAGTAAATAAATGGAAGTGAATCTAAAAACGGTAAGATAAAAATAAAAATGGCTCTTATAATATCTAGATAAATCATGAGCTTTCTTTTATTGAACCGATCAATTAAAGTCCCAGACCAGAAATTTGTACATAAGGATGCAATAGGCAATAGGATATATAGGATAGAAACGGCTAAGGGTGATTCTGTCTTATCCAAAATAATTAAATTTAATGCAATCAAATAAATCCATGCACCAACATTCGATACTCCAATTCCAAGTAAGAGTAAAAGGGGGTATTTCCACTTCATTTAATCCACTCCCAGACATTGATTTTTAGGCCAATAAAAAAGTCTCACCTCCAAGGTTAACAACCTTGGGGACGAGACTTTTGGAATTTAGTAGTTCGCGGTGCCACCCCAGTTTATTCCTGTGTCGCCACAGAAATCTTTTCGAGTACGCAGGACAAGGCCTGGTTATACTCTATCTCTTTAACGGGAGAAACCGACGCATAATCAATATCAGATGAAATATCCTATACGAAGCTCCGAGACTTGGTTCGGCGGGCTATTACATCCTCCATTCTCAGCTACTGGAGTTCTCTGTTATGCTTAAGCGCGCTTACTCTTCTTTTCATCGCTTTTTCCTTATTATGGATTTATAACATTATATATTGTTTTGGATAATATGGAAATACTAAAATAAAAATAAAAATGGGGATGTACTTCCTGATTTATAATTTTGTATTTACTAAGATTGAAATAGTATTTTTTTCAGTCACCACTTTGGCAGTCATTACAGTTAGAAAAATATATATTATTTGCCTTATAATAAATGTAAAGGGTCATAGCATAACTTCCTTGTTGAGGATTAGTTGTTCAACTTATTTAGTGGTATCAATAGATATATCAACAACGTCCTTGTATTATGGTGTTATGTGACCGGATTGTAGTGGAAGAATAAGTTTATTACTATCCTACCATTTAAATAGAATGTAAGAGCTGTCCTCTTATTAGCCATACTTCCCTGGCTTTCGGGACAGCTCCTTTTTACTAGGAAAAATAGTATAGATTAACCAGCGTTATAGAAGTTTTGATACGTTACAATTGATTGTGGATGAAGAGAGGCTTATGGCTTAAACAACATCTATAAACATCTATAATGAGCATGAATAAAGGAGACTTTTTGATGATTCCTATCAATATAAAAAATACGAGCTTGATCTTAGAGGGCGGAACATTCCGCATGGTATATACAGCGGGTGTCTTAGACGGTTTTTTAGAGAAAGAGATGATGTTTCCTTACATATTGGGAATCTCTGCGGGCGCTATTAGTGCTTGTTCCTATATTTCTGAGCAAAAAAACAGGACGATTCGCTTTATATCTACTTACCGGAATGATAAGCGCTATGTCGGAGTGCGCAATTTTCTAACGGAGCGAAGTCTGTTTGGGCTGACGTTTGCCTATGATACGGTTCCTAATCAGTTGGATTTCTTTGATTGGGAGACATATCAAAACTATCAAGGTCAAGTTTTGTTTGGCGTGACAAATGCCTATACCGGACAGGTAGAATACATGGATGGTAAAACAATGGACAAAGGGGCTACAATTTTGCGGGCCACATGTGCTATTCCAGTCCTGTTTCCTGAAATTAAAATAAATAATGTTCCTTATTATGATGGAGGATTAGCTGATTCGGTACCAATCCAAAAGGCGATAGCAGATGGCTATGAAAAGCATGTCATCATCTTGACCAGGCCGCGGGGCTACAGGAAGAAGCTCGACAGTCAGACAAAATGGGCAGTGAAGCTATTGCGTAAGAAATATCCGCAACTGGTTCAAGCCATGGAGAACCGTGCACATCATTATAATCAAACCATGGATTTGATAGAAAAGCTGGAGCAAGAAGGGAAAGCATTCGTTTATCGACCGCCGTTTGAACTTAAGAGTTTTGAAAAAAACACAGAGATTATGTGGAAATCACATAATAAAGGGTTAGAACAATTTCATGACCGAAATCAGGAATTACTAGATTTTCTTGGAGCTGATTATGCAGGCTGCAAAGCTGAAGCTTCTCTCTTGGAAATATAGGTTTCTCTAATTGTGCGAGGGATAGTATTTCCGCATAAGAACAAGACTGTCAATGGACAGTCTTTTCTTATACTCTTAGAGTGGATGGAGAAGGTTGATTGGTTTGATAATTAAAAAAGCTGTCTTTTTTTGCCTACACCTTTATATACAAATCTTCTGGAATCAGCTACATCTTTTCAGCATTCTTAACAATTTTCTTGTAAACTTCTTCTCGGTCAAAATCCTTTTCTCCCATTCCAAATACTTCAATGACACGGTTTTTTTCATTAATAAGATAAGTGGCATTTGTGTGGATTAGGAATCCTGAACCGGGGTCTTTATATTGGAAACGGAATGCATCTGCGAGCTTTCTTGTATCCTCTGCATCTCCACGCAATACATACCATCCGTCTGCAGCAGTTGTTTTAAAGGTCTCACCGTACTCTTTCATAATCGGGAGTGTATCCCGAGCTGGATCAATTGTGACTGTCAGGAATTCGACTTTATCGCCAAACAGACCGTCTTTCACAAGCCGATCGCGTATATCGACCATTTGATAGGTTGTATTTGGACAGACATCAGGACAGTTTGTATACATAAATTCCAATAGGCGTATTTTTTGTGGAATTTCCTTGAATGAATAATCCGTACCGGTAGTGGATTCCATTGTAACTTCATTAGGAAACTCCATTTGTGACTGCCTATAACCAGTGAAGTAGTATATACCAGCACCGATACTTAAAATTAATAAGATAGTAAAACCTATATATAACTTTTTCATATCGTTTAACAGTTCCCCTCTGTTTGTTATTCCTCCCCTATTTTACCATTATATAGATAGTGGTTATGGTAAAGTTGTTGGAAACTTGTGAGAAATGAGTGTCTATTTTGTGTCGTATGGAGAAAGAATGAATTAAGGTTCTAACTTGTACAAATGCCGGTAAACTATATAGATGGAATGTTTGAGGAGGGGTATATTTGCGGAGAAAATGGATTTTAATCATATTAGGCCTTTTTCTAATTTATGCATTGGCGATATATGTTTATCTTTTTCATGGTGCCAATACAGCTATTCCTGAATCGATGAGGGGAACCAATGCAGATCCCTCTACGTTTATGAATAAGGAATTGTTAGAAAAGAGTGAAACGTATTCTAAAATACGAAACTTTTTCTTTTTTATCAGTACACCGCTTGAGTGGCTATTCTATGCGATTGTTCTGATATCTGGATTGTCCAAAGGGCTAGAGAAATGGGGGAAGCAATCCTGGAAAAGACGTTCCGTTCAAATTAGCGCCTATGTCTTTTGGCTTTCACTCCTTTTATTTATTGTCTTCCTGCCGCTTTCATACATTCGATATAAAATATCGCTTGCCTATGGCATATCCTCTCAGGTTTTTTCCTCCTGGATGAAGGATAATTTTATTGAGTTTTGGGTGGATCTAGGAATGACTTTAATTGTTGTTCTTGTCTTGTATTGGCTCATTCGGAAAAGTCCCGCTCGCTGGTGGCTGTATAGCTGGCTTTTATGCATTCCATTCACGATATTCGTCATGTTTATTCAGCCGGTTGTCATCGATCCGCTTTACAATGATTTTTACCCGCTGAAAGATAAAGTATTGGAAGAACAAATCCTTGATTTGGCAGCAAAA
Coding sequences:
- a CDS encoding SDR family NAD(P)-dependent oxidoreductase; protein product: MGRLDNKVAIITGAASGMGLTAVQLFISEGAKVVATDIAFDKLEEVTAVIEGDILCARLDVTSDEDWKTVMEQTKEAFGKIDILINNAGVSFHKTLLEETLDGWNRTINLNLTSVFLGMQSVIPYMQENSGGSIVNCVSLAAIIGSADNGAAAYAAAKGGVRALSKHAAINFAKDNIRVNSIYPGAILTGAAERHGVTSREVLGKAFEGTIPLPPFAGEAIDIANGYLYLASDESKFVTGEELIIDGGWSSK
- a CDS encoding alpha/beta fold hydrolase; its protein translation is MPYCKVCQAEIYYEDIGEGKPILMLHGYSLDHRLMKGCMEPIFTDRNGYRRIYFDLPGMGLTKNYDDITNADDMLNTVQDFIQAILPDQEYIIAGESYGGYIARGVIQNQYDSLLGAAFICPVIFPYLENRRVEKHQIFKTDEEFLATLTTEDVENFSKNNVILDEYTWLRYKREIVSGSKLGDEKFLMAYIDQYGFSFEIDQTNFIKPSVFLLSRQDSSVGYQDALELIKKYPRATFAILDKAGHNLQIEQPEIFNVLINEWLDRIEGL
- a CDS encoding MFS transporter; the protein is MKWKYPLLLLLGIGVSNVGAWIYLIALNLIILDKTESPLAVSILYILLPIASLCTNFWSGTLIDRFNKRKLMIYLDIIRAIFIFILPFLDSLPFIYFIVFIINIARSIFEPTSMVYMTKLIPKTNRQRFNAMRNFINSCGFILGPSIAGFLFIIGSPNLAIQINSFALFFSVIIILFLPNVEFGSEDRIYEKIKPSLMVNDWRIILQFNKTNKHITLIYILFSGMSVCMSALDSLEAAFATKVLFLSESTYGFLVSIAGAGIIGGSLVNTIFANQLKINVLMGLGAFFTPIGYLIFAFSNDFIWASIGFFVLTFSLSFANTGFLTFYQNNVPVDIMGRFSSVLGMLEAVLIIICTALIGLSAELFDIRPVYIMGSFIFFLLGLVINFVISDHSKRSYYIQV
- a CDS encoding patatin family protein: MSMNKGDFLMIPINIKNTSLILEGGTFRMVYTAGVLDGFLEKEMMFPYILGISAGAISACSYISEQKNRTIRFISTYRNDKRYVGVRNFLTERSLFGLTFAYDTVPNQLDFFDWETYQNYQGQVLFGVTNAYTGQVEYMDGKTMDKGATILRATCAIPVLFPEIKINNVPYYDGGLADSVPIQKAIADGYEKHVIILTRPRGYRKKLDSQTKWAVKLLRKKYPQLVQAMENRAHHYNQTMDLIEKLEQEGKAFVYRPPFELKSFEKNTEIMWKSHNKGLEQFHDRNQELLDFLGADYAGCKAEASLLEI
- a CDS encoding SCO family protein, whose product is MKKLYIGFTILLILSIGAGIYYFTGYRQSQMEFPNEVTMESTTGTDYSFKEIPQKIRLLEFMYTNCPDVCPNTTYQMVDIRDRLVKDGLFGDKVEFLTVTIDPARDTLPIMKEYGETFKTTAADGWYVLRGDAEDTRKLADAFRFQYKDPGSGFLIHTNATYLINEKNRVIEVFGMGEKDFDREEVYKKIVKNAEKM
- a CDS encoding M48 family metallopeptidase — translated: MRRKWILIILGLFLIYALAIYVYLFHGANTAIPESMRGTNADPSTFMNKELLEKSETYSKIRNFFFFISTPLEWLFYAIVLISGLSKGLEKWGKQSWKRRSVQISAYVFWLSLLLFIVFLPLSYIRYKISLAYGISSQVFSSWMKDNFIEFWVDLGMTLIVVLVLYWLIRKSPARWWLYSWLLCIPFTIFVMFIQPVVIDPLYNDFYPLKDKVLEEQILDLAAKANIPAEHVYEVNMSEKTNSLNAYVTGVGSNSRIVLWDTTLNSLEDDEILFIMAHEMAHYVEKHIYLGIAGYLVLMLVGLWLTDKWMKRAIRNRGELYHLESMSDIRSLPLFLLITSILLFAASPVTNYVSRVQETRADTYALNMTDNPEAAISSFQKLSEKGLSQVNPPLLIKIFRNSHPTMLERIEMAEKYKK